One window of Triticum dicoccoides isolate Atlit2015 ecotype Zavitan chromosome 5A, WEW_v2.0, whole genome shotgun sequence genomic DNA carries:
- the LOC119300806 gene encoding protein TRAUCO-like, whose product MADAAFPSPAMLPPSDSDLLLPPTDAPTPEAAARTPNLPDTPASAADPETPFSDANTASDADVSAVAPLYAAAVDDAEDDGINDPSGAARKHMTLAPPAPPTKKSKKKGGNCVWTRPNSRKGKKKAKPPGHAVAGGAGASGAGRPRPSCGEDEFLLTPAPRLAAERNDDGPELPVLLSRVYKSEKIEVSEDRLTAGSTKGYRMIRATRGIASGAWYFEVKVMHLGSSGATRLGWATNKADIQTPVGCDSFGFSYRSVDGSKVYKAWRDKYANEGYGEGDVLGFYISLPQGELYEPKQPDLVKYKGMPFHAQGLKDEKKTPDPVPGSEIVYFKNGVCQGTAFEDIPGGRYYPAASMYSLPDEPNCEVRFNFGPDFTFFPEDFAGRPVPRPMSEVPYQAYELKNEGPAENGNAEKAG is encoded by the exons ATGGCCGACGCCGCCTTTCCCTCTCCCGCGATGTTGCCGCCGTCCGATTCCGACCTGCTCCTGCCGCCCACCGACGCCCCgacccccgaagccgccgccaggaCCCCCAACCTCCCCGACACCCCCGCCTCCGCCGCGGATCCAGAGACCCCCTTCTCCGACGCCAACACCGCCTCCGACGCCGACGTTTCCGCCGTCGCCCCGCTCTACGCGGCGGCCGTGGATGACGCCGAGGACGACGGGATCAACGACCCCTCGGGCGCCGCCAGGAAGCACATGACCCTcgcgcccccggccccgccaaccaagaagtccaagaagaagggCGGCAACTGCGTCTGGACCAGGCCCAACTcccgcaaggggaagaagaaggccaagccGCCCGGTCACGCCGTCGCCGGCGGCGCCGGCGCCAGCGGAGCCGGCCGCCCCAGGCCCTCCTGTGGCGAGGACGAGTTCCTCCTCACCCCGGCACCCCGCCTCGCGGCCGAACGCAACGACGACGGGCCCGAACTGCCTGTGCTCCTCTCGCGTGTCTACAAGTCCGAGAAGATCGAGGTCTCGGAGGATCGCCTAACCGCAGGCAGCACCAAGGGCTACCGCATGATACGTGCCACCCGTGGCATTGCATCCGGTGCTTGGTATTTTGAGGTCAAGGTCATGCACCTTGGTAGCTCCGGCGCCACCCGTCTCGGCTGGGCCACCAACAAGGCTGACATCCAGACACCTGTGGGTTGCGACAGCTTTGGTTTCAGTTACCGCAGCGTTGATGGCTCCAAGGTGTACAAGGCCTGGAGGGACAAGTACGCCAATGAAGGGTATGGTGAAGGAGATGTCCTAGGCTTCTACATTTCTCTGCCTCAGGGCGAGCTGTATGAGCCCAAACAACCTGACCTGGTTAAGTACAAGGGGATGCCTTTCCATGCACAAGGTCTCAAGGATGAGAAGAAGACGCCGGATCCAGTTCCTG GAAGTGAGATAGTTTACTTCAAGAACGGGGTATGCCAAGGCACGGCCTTTGAGGATATTCCTGGAGGGCGCTACTACCCAGCTGCATCAATGTACTCACTGCCTGATGAGCCAAATTGTGAGGTCAGGTTCAACTTTGGGCCTGATTTCACGTTCTTCCCTGAAGACTTCGCAGGCCGTCCTGTCCCTCGGCCAATGAGCGAGGTACCTTACCAGGCATATGAGCTGAAGAATGAGGGACCTGCTGAAAATGGTAATGCTGAAAAGGCTGGTTAG